The Anolis carolinensis isolate JA03-04 chromosome 2, rAnoCar3.1.pri, whole genome shotgun sequence genome has a window encoding:
- the pianp gene encoding PILR alpha-associated neural protein isoform X1, with protein sequence MEKPLPLEMETSASNTRLHVISCFHLLQLWPLLLLASAAPSCSAWSLRTRDTLAAARPLCSHRNPSALRSVCLWDKNFAPEKGSFSLLPRQRALVSRGAGLRSAARLRRQAQGSRPATPSGFEDGLSSSQYPWAIVWGPTISVEDGGDANSANPGFPPLDYTFVSSSGMATAQPNSHSLLHNEGLNLRQTPATLRPFLFGPRGEGVDPQLYVTITISVIIVLVAMGIILKFCWDRNQKRRHHSSQQSGLQQQGSQQPLTDLSPTTVSILGPYSDSQAPTPETVETAQDPTGEPVTSWEAARSGCFVVRPNAEVSKESQKTGSLPLSPFVL encoded by the exons ATGGAGAAACCATTGCCTCTAGAGATGGAGACCAGTGCCAG CAATACAAGGCTCCACGTCATCTCCTGCTTCCATTTACTTCAGCTCTGGCCATTGCTACTTCTGGCTTCAGCAGCTCCATCATGCAGTGCTTGGTCTCTTCGCACCCGGGACACCCTGGCAGCAGCACGGCCACTTTGCAGCCATCGCAATCCCTCAGCTCTCAGATCCGTTTGCCTCTGGGACAAAAACTTTGCTCCGGAGAAAGGCTCCTTCTCCCTCTTGCCGCGCCAGCGAGCCCTGGTTTCCAGGGGAGCTGGCCTGCGCAGTGCAGCACGGCTGAGGCGCCAAGCCCAGGGGAGCCGGCCTGCCACCCCGTCGGGCTTTGAGGATGGGCTGTCTTCTTCACAGTACCcctgggccatagtttgggggcCCACAATATCAGTTGAGGATGGAGGTGATGCCAACTCTGCCAACCCAGGCTTCCCACCCCTGGATTATACGTTTGTCTCATCAAGTGGGATGGCAACAGCACAACCCAATTCCCATTCACTGTTACACAATGAAGGGCTCAACCTACGCCAGACTCCAGCCACACTACGGCCCTTCCTCTTTGGACCTCGAGGAGAGG GTGTGGATCCTCAGCTGTATGTTACCATTACGATCTCTGTCATTATTGTTCTAGTTGCTATGGGAATAATACTCAAATTCTG CTGGGACCGGAACCAGAAGCGGCGTCACCACTCCAGCCAGCAAAGTGGACTCCAGCAGCAAGGCAGCCAGCAGCCCTTAACGGACCTGTCTCCCACCACTGTCAGCATCCTGGGGCCCTACAGCGACTCACAGGCTCCTACGCCAGAGACGGTGGAAACTGCACAG GATCCCACTGGTGAACCTGTGACCTCTTGGGAGGCAGCAAGATCCGGCTGCTTTGTGGTGAGACCAAATGCTGAAGTTTCCAAGGAATCCCAGAAAACCGGCAGCCTTCCCCTTAGCCCCTTTGTCCTGTGA
- the pianp gene encoding PILR alpha-associated neural protein isoform X2 encodes MEKPLPLEMETSASNTRLHVISCFHLLQLWPLLLLASAAPSCSAWSLRTRDTLAAARPLCSHRNPSALRSVCLWDKNFAPEKGSFSLLPRQRALVSRGAGLRSAARLRRQAQGSRPATPSGFEDGLSSSQYPWAIVWGPTISVEDGGDANSANPGFPPLDYTFVSSSGMATAQPNSHSLLHNEGLNLRQTPATLRPFLFGPRGEGVDPQLYVTITISVIIVLVAMGIILKFCWDRNQKRRHHSSQQSGLQQQGSQQPLTDLSPTTVSILGPYSDSQAPTPETVETAQVLEGMEKLEGLGKTSAFQLNRIPLVNL; translated from the exons ATGGAGAAACCATTGCCTCTAGAGATGGAGACCAGTGCCAG CAATACAAGGCTCCACGTCATCTCCTGCTTCCATTTACTTCAGCTCTGGCCATTGCTACTTCTGGCTTCAGCAGCTCCATCATGCAGTGCTTGGTCTCTTCGCACCCGGGACACCCTGGCAGCAGCACGGCCACTTTGCAGCCATCGCAATCCCTCAGCTCTCAGATCCGTTTGCCTCTGGGACAAAAACTTTGCTCCGGAGAAAGGCTCCTTCTCCCTCTTGCCGCGCCAGCGAGCCCTGGTTTCCAGGGGAGCTGGCCTGCGCAGTGCAGCACGGCTGAGGCGCCAAGCCCAGGGGAGCCGGCCTGCCACCCCGTCGGGCTTTGAGGATGGGCTGTCTTCTTCACAGTACCcctgggccatagtttgggggcCCACAATATCAGTTGAGGATGGAGGTGATGCCAACTCTGCCAACCCAGGCTTCCCACCCCTGGATTATACGTTTGTCTCATCAAGTGGGATGGCAACAGCACAACCCAATTCCCATTCACTGTTACACAATGAAGGGCTCAACCTACGCCAGACTCCAGCCACACTACGGCCCTTCCTCTTTGGACCTCGAGGAGAGG GTGTGGATCCTCAGCTGTATGTTACCATTACGATCTCTGTCATTATTGTTCTAGTTGCTATGGGAATAATACTCAAATTCTG CTGGGACCGGAACCAGAAGCGGCGTCACCACTCCAGCCAGCAAAGTGGACTCCAGCAGCAAGGCAGCCAGCAGCCCTTAACGGACCTGTCTCCCACCACTGTCAGCATCCTGGGGCCCTACAGCGACTCACAGGCTCCTACGCCAGAGACGGTGGAAACTGCACAGGTACTAGAAGGCATGGAGAAGCTAGAGGGCCTAGGGAAGACCAGTGCATTCCAGCTCAACAG GATCCCACTGGTGAACCTGTGA